CGCATCAGGTGATGCACGGGCTCCACCGGGCCACTCCACTCCAGCTCCTGGGAAACGATGCGGCGGATTTCATCGAGGACGACCAGCTCATGCTCAACCACGGAGTACCTCCGGCAAGGAAGCGAGGCCCCCCCTGGCAGGAGCCTCGAAAGGGGCGAGCCGTCCCGCCGGCTCACCAGCGCAGCAGCACGAGTTCGGCGCAGAAGCCCGGACCCATGGCCATCATCACGCCCCAATCTCCGGGCCGGGCCACGCCCGACTCCAGCGTGTCCCCCAGCACGAAGAGCACCGAGGCCGAGGAGAGGTTGCCCACCTCGTGCAGGGACCTCCACGAGCGCTCCAGCGAGCCGACCACCAGCTCCAGCGAGTCCTCGAAGGCCTGCAACACCTTGGGACCTCCGGTGTGTGCCACCCAGTGCTTGATGTCCTTGCGCGTGAGCCCCTGCTCGGCGAGGAAGCCGTCCACGTCCTGGCGGATGTGCTCGCGCACCAACTGCGGCACCTTGGCCGACAGCACCACCTTGAAGCCCGAATCCACCACGTCCCAGCCCATGATGCGCTCGGTGTCCGGGAAGAGCACCGAGCGGGTGGACATGATGCGCGGCCCCGTGCCCGTAGGGGCCTTGTCCGCGCCCTGCAACACCACGCACGCCGCCCCGTCCCCGAAGAGCCCGGAGGCGATGATGTTGGGGATGGACAGGTCCTCGCGCTGGAGCGTCAGCGAGCACAGCTCCACGGTGATGAGCAGCGCCGTCTGGCCCTTCCACGCGCGCAGGTAGTCCGAGGCGCGCGACACCCCCGCCGCCCCCGCCACACACCCCAGCCCGAAGATGGGCGTGCGCTTCACGTCCGAGCGCATCCGCATGCGGTTCATCAACCGCGCGTCGACGCTCGGCGTGGAGATGCCCGTCACCGTGACGAAGAAGAGGTGGTCCACGTCCCGCGGCGTGAGCCCCGTGCGCTCCAACGCCTTGCCCACCACCTGCTCGCCCAGCTCGCTGGCCACCTTGATCCACGCGTCGTTGCGCTGCTGGAAGGTGGTGAGCGTGTTGTACTGCTCGATGGGAAGGGCGAGGAAGCGGCCGTCCACCTGCACCGAGCGATGCAGCTCCTCCAGGCGCTCGATGTTGTAGTGCCTCGTGGCCCAGAGATCGCGCAGCGCCCCGATGATCTGCTCCTGCGGGGAGTAGTGCGGCGGAAGCAACCGCTCCACGGC
Above is a window of Cystobacter fuscus DNA encoding:
- a CDS encoding type III polyketide synthase; the protein is MNTALTQDCAPVIRAVERLLPPHYSPQEQIIGALRDLWATRHYNIERLEELHRSVQVDGRFLALPIEQYNTLTTFQQRNDAWIKVASELGEQVVGKALERTGLTPRDVDHLFFVTVTGISTPSVDARLMNRMRMRSDVKRTPIFGLGCVAGAAGVSRASDYLRAWKGQTALLITVELCSLTLQREDLSIPNIIASGLFGDGAACVVLQGADKAPTGTGPRIMSTRSVLFPDTERIMGWDVVDSGFKVVLSAKVPQLVREHIRQDVDGFLAEQGLTRKDIKHWVAHTGGPKVLQAFEDSLELVVGSLERSWRSLHEVGNLSSASVLFVLGDTLESGVARPGDWGVMMAMGPGFCAELVLLRW